The following proteins are encoded in a genomic region of Haloarcula salinisoli:
- a CDS encoding tRNA pseudouridine(54/55) synthase Pus10, giving the protein MTVLDDAQAALATGPLCDSCLGRLFAERSFGLANAERGHALRVSLALEDDEPFEPTEDCWVCELESERVEWWAEQAATAVRGYEFNTYQVGTKVPPLLEENDALLREDVGLDEDAGEALKTELNREVGKHVGDLTGAEVEFGRPDVQFTLDLATDEVDVNVNSAFVYGRYRKLERDIPQTKWPCNDCNGTGRWQGEPCDGCDGSGFRYDESVEQLSAPVVVEAMDGEAGTFHGAGREDVDALMLESGRPFVIEVDEPRVRDIDVEQLERDINDFADGKVEVESLRLATHEMVERVKELDASKTYRMDVEFDESVTDEALQSALEELEGATIHQDTPQRVSHRRADLTRTRDVYAASGELVDESHADIRIHGAGGLYVKELISSDEGRTEPSLTGLLGVDSVVTALDVVDVQGEDEPFADEEFFRDI; this is encoded by the coding sequence ATGACCGTTCTAGACGACGCGCAGGCCGCGCTGGCCACGGGGCCGCTCTGTGATTCCTGTCTCGGTCGGCTGTTCGCCGAGCGCAGCTTCGGGCTGGCCAACGCCGAGCGGGGCCACGCACTCCGGGTCTCGCTGGCGCTCGAGGACGACGAACCCTTCGAGCCGACCGAGGACTGCTGGGTCTGCGAACTGGAGAGCGAACGAGTGGAGTGGTGGGCCGAACAGGCCGCGACGGCTGTCCGTGGCTACGAGTTCAACACGTACCAGGTCGGGACGAAGGTCCCGCCCCTGCTCGAAGAGAACGACGCCTTGCTCCGGGAGGACGTGGGACTGGACGAGGACGCCGGCGAGGCGCTGAAGACCGAGCTCAATCGGGAAGTGGGCAAGCACGTTGGCGACCTGACCGGCGCCGAGGTGGAGTTCGGTCGACCGGACGTCCAGTTCACGCTGGACCTGGCGACCGACGAGGTCGACGTCAACGTCAACTCCGCGTTCGTCTACGGCCGCTACCGCAAGCTCGAACGCGATATCCCACAGACGAAGTGGCCCTGCAACGACTGTAACGGCACCGGCCGCTGGCAGGGCGAGCCCTGTGACGGCTGTGACGGCTCGGGCTTTCGCTACGACGAGAGCGTCGAACAGCTCTCCGCGCCGGTCGTCGTCGAGGCGATGGACGGCGAGGCGGGCACGTTCCACGGCGCGGGCCGCGAGGACGTCGACGCGCTGATGCTCGAATCCGGCCGCCCGTTCGTCATCGAGGTCGACGAGCCCAGAGTGCGCGACATCGACGTCGAACAGCTGGAGAGAGATATCAACGACTTCGCCGACGGCAAGGTCGAGGTCGAGAGCCTCCGGCTGGCGACTCACGAGATGGTCGAACGGGTCAAGGAACTCGACGCCTCGAAGACCTACCGGATGGACGTCGAGTTCGACGAGTCGGTCACCGACGAGGCCCTCCAGAGCGCCCTCGAGGAGCTCGAAGGGGCGACCATCCACCAGGACACACCCCAGCGGGTCTCGCACCGACGAGCGGACCTCACCCGCACCCGGGACGTCTACGCCGCCAGCGGCGAACTGGTCGACGAGAGCCACGCCGACATTCGAATTCACGGCGCGGGCGGGCTCTACGTGAAGGAACTGATTTCGAGTGATGAAGGCCGCACCGAGCCGAGTCTGACGGGGCTGCTGGGCGTCGACAGCGTCGTGACCGCACTCGACGTGGTCGACGTGCAGGGCGAGGACGAGCCCTTCGCTGACGAGGAGTTCTTCCGGGACATCTGA
- the rnhB gene encoding ribonuclease HII: MRLGVDEAGKGPVLGSMFAAAVRADPDTLPDGVGDSKGIAPAKRERLDSEIRTVADAVAVTEIPVARIDDPETDMNTLTVAAHAEALAGVADDGLAGLVDAGDTDADRFGRRVADRVDATLSLTAEHGADETDPLVGAASILAKVARDSHVEALADIYGDVGSGYPSDPTTREFLSEYVEEHGELPECARASWSTCEDVLAAAQQSSLGEF; the protein is encoded by the coding sequence ATGCGACTGGGCGTCGACGAGGCCGGCAAAGGGCCCGTGCTGGGGTCGATGTTCGCCGCCGCGGTGCGAGCCGACCCCGACACACTGCCCGACGGCGTGGGCGACTCGAAGGGTATCGCGCCCGCGAAACGCGAGCGACTGGACAGCGAAATCCGAACGGTAGCGGACGCTGTCGCCGTCACGGAGATTCCCGTCGCCCGCATCGACGACCCCGAGACGGACATGAACACGCTGACCGTCGCCGCCCACGCCGAGGCGCTCGCGGGGGTCGCCGACGACGGGCTCGCGGGGCTGGTCGACGCCGGCGACACCGACGCCGACCGCTTCGGCCGCCGGGTCGCCGACCGCGTCGACGCGACGCTTTCCCTCACCGCAGAACACGGGGCCGACGAGACCGACCCGCTGGTCGGCGCGGCCTCCATCCTCGCGAAGGTGGCCCGCGACAGCCACGTCGAGGCCCTCGCCGATATCTACGGCGACGTGGGCTCGGGCTACCCGAGCGACCCCACGACGCGGGAGTTTCTGTCGGAGTACGTCGAGGAGCACGGGGAGCTACCGGAGTGTGCCCGGGCGTCGTGGTCCACCTGCGAGGACGTGCTGGCCGCCGCTCAGCAGTCGTCGCTGGGGGAGTTTTGA
- a CDS encoding preprotein translocase subunit SecD, whose protein sequence is MSTLRDNWRIVVLVVLLLGSTVALFVPGAPPGTAANESAGGEQLTNLQYGIDLSGGARIEAPVVGTTAEGVEVGNQTEAVQLQTALSNRLGVDPIDLTVRPSANESGTVEVFDGNVTEAELRTALEEEGYQPETVRPGVTSETRKEMVDAIDRKVSTSALSGGNVREVNVPGGQNLIAVTAPGRDAEDLIDILEERGVVRVYAVYQNGTSGNWTRQQVLGQDDFSDIGTAQTVNNQPQVPVVIEQQAARQFQNDMADAGFGGGASCAVEASEHESVDTINGTCLVTTLNGEPVFVGGVDPGLGQSFADGTFANDPQFVMTTTSMDEARELQLSLDAGQLPADLNFEDGSRSTLSPALADQFRTNSLITGLLAVLAVSLVVYVRYRRREVALPMIVTALSEVYILLGFVALAQYPLNLSHLAGFIAVIGTGVDDLIIIGDEILQQGEVGTARVFQSRFRKAFWVIGAAAATTIVAMVPLVGFPLGDLSGFAIITIVGVLIGVLVTRPAYGDILRNLVLDE, encoded by the coding sequence ATGAGTACCCTCCGTGATAACTGGCGCATCGTCGTCCTCGTCGTCCTCCTGCTCGGTAGCACCGTCGCACTCTTTGTCCCCGGGGCGCCGCCGGGGACCGCCGCTAACGAGTCGGCCGGTGGCGAACAGCTCACCAACCTCCAGTACGGTATCGACCTCTCCGGTGGTGCCCGTATCGAGGCACCGGTCGTCGGCACGACTGCCGAGGGGGTCGAAGTCGGGAACCAGACCGAGGCGGTCCAGCTGCAGACGGCCCTGTCGAACCGACTGGGGGTCGACCCCATCGACCTGACGGTCAGGCCATCGGCGAACGAGAGCGGCACCGTCGAGGTGTTCGACGGGAACGTCACCGAGGCCGAGCTCCGGACCGCGTTGGAGGAGGAGGGCTACCAGCCCGAGACCGTCCGCCCGGGCGTGACGTCCGAGACCCGCAAAGAGATGGTCGACGCCATCGACCGGAAAGTATCCACGTCGGCACTCAGCGGCGGGAACGTCCGTGAGGTCAACGTCCCCGGAGGGCAGAATCTCATCGCCGTCACCGCCCCCGGCCGCGACGCCGAGGACCTCATCGATATCCTCGAAGAGCGCGGTGTCGTCCGGGTCTACGCCGTCTACCAGAACGGCACCTCCGGTAACTGGACCCGTCAGCAGGTCCTCGGACAGGACGACTTCAGCGACATCGGCACCGCCCAGACGGTGAACAACCAGCCCCAGGTCCCGGTCGTCATCGAACAGCAGGCGGCCCGGCAGTTCCAGAACGACATGGCCGACGCCGGCTTCGGCGGCGGGGCCTCCTGCGCTGTCGAGGCGAGCGAGCACGAGAGCGTCGACACCATCAACGGCACGTGTCTGGTAACGACACTCAACGGCGAGCCGGTGTTCGTCGGCGGCGTCGACCCGGGCCTCGGGCAGTCCTTCGCCGATGGGACCTTCGCCAACGACCCGCAGTTCGTCATGACCACCACCTCCATGGACGAGGCGCGCGAACTCCAGCTGAGTCTCGACGCCGGCCAGCTCCCGGCGGACCTGAACTTCGAGGACGGGAGTCGGAGCACCCTGTCGCCGGCGCTGGCTGACCAGTTCCGGACGAACTCTCTCATCACTGGGCTGCTCGCGGTGCTCGCGGTCAGTCTCGTGGTGTACGTCCGCTACCGGCGCCGTGAGGTCGCCCTGCCGATGATCGTCACCGCGCTCTCGGAGGTGTACATCCTGCTTGGCTTCGTCGCGCTGGCACAGTACCCGCTCAACCTCTCCCATCTCGCTGGCTTCATCGCCGTCATCGGGACGGGGGTGGACGACCTCATCATCATCGGTGACGAGATTCTCCAGCAAGGGGAGGTCGGGACGGCCCGCGTGTTCCAGAGTCGCTTCCGGAAGGCGTTCTGGGTCATCGGCGCGGCCGCGGCGACGACCATCGTCGCGATGGTCCCCCTCGTGGGCTTCCCGCTGGGTGACCTCTCCGGCTTCGCCATCATCACCATCGTCGGCGTCCTCATCGGTGTGCTGGTCACCCGCCCGGCCTACGGTGACATCCTCCGGAACCTCGTGCTGGACGAATAG
- the secF gene encoding protein translocase subunit SecF, with translation MVAFEVPEVDYTQYSNRQLIAVPLVVLAVALGVLAVTYAFTGSPVTLGNDFTGGSEIKVQSSEPISEQQATDLFGDSVVSVQQVSGQDQYIITFDNTGDLSTLTDTAEQADGITVLQSGTTSAVFGQQSQRFALMGVGIAFLGMSLLAFALFRTFVPSIAIVISAFSDIVIPVAIMNLVGIKLSLGTVAALLMLIGYSVDSDILLNNHVLRRSGGFYESTYRAMRTGVTMTLTSIAAMTVMAISATLFGIDLMASIGIVLVLGLTADLMNTYMLNVTLLRWYKYEGVSR, from the coding sequence ATGGTCGCGTTCGAGGTCCCGGAAGTCGACTACACGCAGTACTCCAACCGTCAGCTCATCGCGGTACCGCTGGTGGTGCTGGCGGTCGCCCTGGGGGTGCTCGCGGTCACCTACGCGTTTACCGGGTCACCGGTCACGCTGGGCAACGACTTCACAGGGGGATCAGAAATCAAGGTGCAGTCGTCCGAGCCGATTTCGGAACAGCAAGCCACCGACCTCTTCGGTGACTCCGTCGTTTCGGTCCAGCAGGTCTCCGGACAGGACCAGTATATAATCACGTTCGACAACACCGGGGACCTCTCGACGCTCACCGACACGGCCGAACAGGCCGACGGTATCACCGTGCTCCAGAGCGGGACGACCTCGGCGGTCTTCGGCCAGCAGAGTCAGCGGTTCGCGCTCATGGGCGTCGGCATCGCGTTCCTCGGGATGAGCCTGCTGGCCTTCGCTCTCTTCCGGACGTTCGTGCCAAGTATCGCCATCGTCATCTCGGCCTTCTCGGACATCGTCATTCCCGTCGCCATCATGAATCTCGTCGGTATCAAGCTCTCTCTGGGGACCGTCGCCGCCTTGCTCATGCTCATCGGGTATTCGGTGGACTCGGACATCCTGCTGAACAACCACGTCCTCCGTCGCTCGGGCGGGTTCTACGAGTCGACCTACCGCGCGATGCGGACCGGTGTGACGATGACCCTTACCTCCATCGCCGCGATGACCGTGATGGCCATCTCGGCGACACTGTTCGGTATCGACCTGATGGCCTCTATCGGTATCGTGCTGGTGCTGGGGCTGACGGCTGACCTGATGAACACCTACATGCTCAACGTCACACTGCTTCGCTGGTACAAGTACGAGGGGGTGTCTCGATGA
- a CDS encoding DUF5812 family protein, with translation MTQKEGTFLVTHADESSVTVRDVVDAQVLTLSENPGLEGGAVIEATLEAEPPMEVTYAVADLAAEYEIPVAVVDLEPTQQAKDLAADQPVGELTTQERAGTGELHVLTVPDGEAAPTADDVAADEETVARAARLGVDRVEIRTADGVVSVRYLPD, from the coding sequence ATGACCCAGAAAGAGGGGACCTTCCTCGTCACCCATGCCGACGAGTCGTCGGTCACAGTTCGGGACGTGGTCGATGCGCAGGTACTGACGCTGTCGGAGAACCCCGGCCTCGAAGGCGGCGCCGTCATCGAGGCTACGCTGGAGGCGGAGCCGCCGATGGAGGTCACCTACGCGGTGGCAGACCTCGCCGCCGAGTACGAGATTCCGGTCGCAGTCGTTGACCTGGAGCCGACCCAGCAAGCAAAGGACCTCGCCGCCGACCAGCCCGTCGGCGAACTCACCACCCAGGAGCGGGCCGGCACCGGCGAGTTACACGTCCTGACCGTGCCCGACGGCGAGGCGGCACCGACGGCCGACGACGTCGCGGCCGACGAGGAGACGGTCGCCCGAGCAGCGCGGCTGGGTGTCGACCGCGTGGAGATTCGGACCGCCGACGGCGTCGTCAGCGTCCGGTATCTGCCGGATTGA
- a CDS encoding geranylgeranylglycerol-phosphate geranylgeranyltransferase → MSNSRGGVQTGWGTASSSDGLFTVLRQQLSDLGVYLEITRPGNVAFTGVLTVIGAFVAGGILTRPLAVCAAVVAATTVTAGGNTINDYFDRHIDAINRPDRPIPREAISARTALLYSLALFATGFVASLLLPLWGTVIVVGNALGLLAYTQVFKPLPGVGNALIAVVMPSNLLLGGAAVGDVAATMVLFALAAVATLSREIIKDVEDIDGDRQEGLRTLPIAIGESPSLWLGLASIVVAVAASVLPYLEGTFGTGYIVAVLPANVTMLAAASYAFVDPGSGQRWLKAGMVFAALAFVVGRGTLLL, encoded by the coding sequence ATGAGCAACTCACGTGGTGGGGTTCAGACCGGATGGGGGACAGCGAGTTCAAGTGACGGTCTCTTCACGGTGCTCAGGCAACAGCTTTCGGACCTGGGCGTGTACCTCGAGATAACGCGACCCGGTAACGTCGCGTTCACGGGGGTACTCACAGTTATCGGCGCGTTCGTCGCCGGCGGCATCCTCACGCGACCGCTCGCGGTCTGTGCGGCCGTCGTCGCCGCGACGACGGTCACTGCCGGCGGGAACACGATAAACGACTACTTCGACCGCCACATCGACGCCATCAACCGACCGGACCGACCGATTCCACGCGAGGCGATTTCGGCACGGACGGCGCTGCTGTACAGTCTCGCCCTGTTTGCCACCGGGTTCGTCGCGTCGCTACTGCTCCCGCTGTGGGGGACCGTCATCGTCGTGGGGAACGCGCTCGGTCTCCTCGCGTACACGCAAGTGTTCAAGCCGCTCCCGGGCGTCGGCAACGCCCTCATCGCGGTCGTGATGCCGAGTAACCTGCTCCTGGGGGGTGCGGCCGTTGGCGACGTCGCTGCCACAATGGTCCTGTTCGCACTCGCGGCCGTCGCGACGCTCAGCCGCGAGATAATCAAAGACGTCGAGGACATCGACGGGGACCGACAGGAGGGACTGCGAACGCTCCCCATCGCCATCGGCGAGTCACCGTCGCTGTGGCTCGGGCTGGCGAGTATCGTCGTCGCGGTCGCTGCCAGCGTGCTCCCGTATCTCGAAGGCACCTTCGGAACCGGATACATCGTGGCCGTCCTGCCGGCCAACGTGACAATGCTCGCGGCGGCGAGCTACGCCTTCGTCGACCCCGGGAGCGGACAGCGGTGGCTCAAGGCCGGGATGGTCTTTGCCGCGCTGGCTTTCGTCGTCGGCCGGGGGACACTGCTGCTCTAG
- a CDS encoding glucose-6-phosphate isomerase, producing MHLDIGAALGDEADPGVDEDDLEELDEQVAAAHETIAAGRENGEFGYAALNLPEETDPTRIREAVEPVEDAAYVLTVGIGGSALGAKTVTAALADEPDRHVILDNVDPEHIERTLEGLPLEDTAINVVSKSGTTAETLANFLVVRAAYEDAGVDWTELTVVTTGESGPLAELVEEHDLPRLPVPDGVPGRFAALSSVGLVPPAILGVDIEGLLEGASAAADGLGPSLFDSPGYAYGAVCYALEEEGAAVNAVMPYAERLEYFAEWFAQLWAESLGKEGRGQTPARALGATDQHSQLQLYRAGPADKMVTVVRPQERADVQIPESEHDSLSYFAGADLGQLLDAEYDATVASLAEAGRPAVEIELDDLDAEGVGELLYAMEAATVLVGELADIETFTQPAVEWGKRAARGLLSGEETEETRTVAERPSYRID from the coding sequence ATGCATCTCGATATCGGTGCGGCGCTCGGGGACGAAGCGGACCCCGGCGTCGACGAGGACGACCTGGAGGAGCTGGACGAACAGGTGGCCGCGGCCCACGAGACCATCGCTGCGGGGCGGGAAAACGGCGAGTTCGGGTACGCAGCCCTGAACCTGCCCGAGGAGACGGACCCGACGAGAATCCGCGAGGCCGTCGAGCCGGTCGAAGACGCCGCGTACGTCCTGACCGTGGGTATCGGCGGCTCCGCGCTCGGCGCGAAGACGGTGACCGCGGCGCTGGCCGACGAGCCCGATCGGCACGTCATCTTGGACAACGTCGACCCGGAACACATCGAGCGCACGCTCGAGGGTCTCCCGCTCGAAGACACCGCCATCAACGTCGTCTCGAAGTCCGGCACGACGGCGGAGACACTGGCGAACTTCCTCGTGGTGCGGGCGGCCTACGAGGACGCGGGCGTCGACTGGACGGAGCTGACCGTCGTCACGACCGGCGAGTCCGGCCCGCTGGCCGAACTGGTCGAGGAACACGACCTGCCGCGCTTGCCGGTTCCCGACGGTGTCCCGGGCCGCTTCGCCGCGCTGTCGTCGGTGGGACTCGTCCCGCCGGCAATCCTCGGGGTCGACATCGAGGGGCTGCTCGAGGGGGCCAGCGCGGCCGCCGACGGGCTCGGGCCGTCGCTCTTTGACTCGCCTGGCTACGCCTACGGCGCCGTCTGCTACGCACTCGAAGAAGAGGGGGCCGCGGTCAACGCCGTCATGCCCTACGCCGAACGGCTGGAGTACTTCGCCGAGTGGTTCGCCCAGCTGTGGGCCGAGAGCCTCGGCAAGGAGGGGCGGGGCCAGACCCCCGCGAGAGCCCTGGGCGCGACCGACCAGCACTCCCAGCTCCAGCTCTACCGGGCCGGACCAGCAGACAAGATGGTCACCGTCGTCCGTCCACAGGAGCGGGCAGACGTCCAGATTCCCGAGTCCGAGCACGACTCGCTGTCCTACTTCGCCGGCGCGGACCTGGGCCAGCTACTGGACGCGGAGTACGACGCCACAGTCGCCAGCCTCGCCGAGGCCGGTCGACCGGCCGTCGAGATAGAGCTCGACGACCTCGACGCCGAGGGGGTCGGCGAACTGCTGTACGCGATGGAGGCCGCCACCGTGCTCGTCGGCGAACTGGCCGACATCGAGACGTTCACCCAGCCCGCCGTCGAGTGGGGCAAGCGCGCCGCGCGCGGCCTGCTGTCGGGCGAGGAGACCGAAGAGACCAGGACCGTCGCGGAGCGACCCAGCTACCGTATCGACTAG
- a CDS encoding CPBP family intramembrane glutamic endopeptidase gives MALSPPYVSVADGRTIMESVVRALAVVAGAFLFAGVFSALGAALLGINVENGLDASSTPAALYAAVNAISFVGFVLAGVAYLQVRDDQSLVYLRRPRPSDLGWAVVGVVGILLGSLVMGVVVQVLSNLAETLFGVAVETGQNNIITEGRENPVLFLYMVPVALFFVGPAEELVFRGVVQGLFRRAFGVVPGVVLASLLFGMGHYLAISSGSAWTYILTASALGLVLGALYEYTESILVPALAHGSWNAGLFVLNYYIATTSLTMPS, from the coding sequence ATGGCACTCTCCCCGCCGTACGTCTCGGTCGCCGACGGCCGCACGATAATGGAGAGCGTCGTCCGGGCGCTGGCCGTCGTCGCCGGAGCCTTTCTCTTTGCCGGCGTCTTCTCGGCTCTCGGCGCGGCGCTGCTGGGCATCAACGTCGAGAACGGCCTCGATGCGAGTTCGACGCCAGCGGCGCTGTACGCGGCGGTCAACGCGATCTCCTTCGTCGGATTTGTACTCGCGGGCGTCGCCTACCTGCAGGTCAGAGACGACCAGTCACTGGTCTATCTGCGCCGGCCCCGCCCCTCGGATCTGGGCTGGGCAGTGGTCGGGGTAGTCGGCATCCTGCTGGGTTCGCTGGTGATGGGCGTCGTCGTGCAGGTGCTCTCGAACCTCGCCGAGACGCTGTTTGGCGTCGCCGTCGAGACCGGCCAGAACAACATCATCACGGAGGGCCGGGAGAACCCCGTGCTCTTCCTGTACATGGTTCCCGTCGCGCTCTTTTTCGTCGGACCGGCCGAGGAACTCGTCTTCCGAGGCGTCGTCCAGGGACTGTTCCGGCGCGCGTTCGGCGTGGTTCCGGGGGTGGTGTTGGCGAGTTTGCTGTTCGGGATGGGGCACTATCTCGCCATCAGCTCCGGCAGCGCCTGGACGTACATCCTCACCGCCAGCGCGCTCGGGCTGGTCCTCGGTGCGCTGTACGAGTACACCGAGAGCATCCTCGTTCCCGCCCTGGCACACGGGAGCTGGAACGCCGGGCTGTTCGTGCTGAACTACTACATCGCGACCACCTCGCTGACGATGCCGAGCTGA
- a CDS encoding CopG family transcriptional regulator, translated as MSTRYTVVCEDDQARAIQVLARRYGITEEEVLKQLIELGLEDVEERTV; from the coding sequence ATGTCAACCCGGTACACGGTCGTGTGCGAGGACGACCAGGCCCGGGCTATCCAGGTGTTGGCCCGTCGCTACGGCATCACCGAAGAGGAAGTACTCAAGCAGCTCATCGAGCTCGGCCTCGAAGACGTCGAAGAACGGACAGTCTAG
- a CDS encoding NOB1 family endonuclease: MYVLDSSAFINEYHTDERIATIPLVQEELEGEAAYRFDALEGSGMHLHIPEDNTVERIERAARETGDLEELSETDIRLVAAAFELDSPLVTDDYAMQNVAEKLDVRVEVIAREGITEQREWRFQCAGCGREFDENHDRCPVCGSSLSRKNPA, from the coding sequence ATGTACGTTCTCGACTCGTCAGCGTTCATCAACGAGTACCACACCGACGAGCGGATAGCGACCATTCCGCTCGTCCAGGAGGAACTGGAGGGCGAGGCCGCCTACCGATTCGACGCGCTGGAGGGCTCGGGGATGCACCTGCATATCCCGGAGGACAACACCGTCGAGCGCATCGAGCGGGCCGCCCGCGAGACGGGCGACCTCGAGGAGCTATCGGAGACCGACATCCGCCTCGTCGCCGCCGCCTTCGAACTCGACAGCCCGCTGGTCACCGACGACTACGCGATGCAGAACGTCGCGGAGAAACTGGACGTCCGCGTCGAGGTCATCGCCCGGGAGGGCATCACCGAGCAGCGGGAGTGGCGATTCCAGTGTGCCGGCTGTGGTCGCGAGTTCGACGAGAACCACGACCGCTGTCCAGTGTGTGGCAGTTCGCTGTCCCGTAAGAACCCGGCCTAG
- a CDS encoding PRC-barrel domain-containing protein produces MAEILAENLSGKDVMGSDGAEMGSLYNITMDLSSGSLNHLVIDPAESLRNTDFEYSDQGRLLVPVERVKAVKDHMIVQR; encoded by the coding sequence ATGGCCGAAATACTCGCCGAGAACCTCTCGGGGAAAGACGTCATGGGTAGCGACGGCGCGGAGATGGGTAGCCTCTACAACATCACGATGGACCTCTCGTCGGGGTCGCTCAACCACCTCGTCATCGACCCCGCAGAATCGCTCCGGAACACCGACTTCGAGTACAGCGACCAGGGCCGCCTGCTCGTCCCCGTGGAGCGAGTCAAGGCAGTCAAGGACCACATGATCGTCCAGCGCTAA
- a CDS encoding plastocyanin/azurin family copper-binding protein, with amino-acid sequence MEESRRRFVAALSAGITGAIAGCGGSESSTPTAESTGTQAQTSTATSTATPEAAQVVAVATDGFSFSPASFEIAAGETVRWEWAAGGHNVKPDTTPEGSDWSGTAGSDLYSSGHTYSYTFEVAGEYSYYCQPHRGSGMTGSFIVTEQ; translated from the coding sequence ATGGAAGAAAGCCGACGGCGGTTCGTGGCGGCCCTCTCAGCGGGTATCACCGGCGCCATCGCCGGCTGTGGCGGGAGCGAGAGTTCGACCCCGACCGCAGAGTCGACCGGAACCCAGGCACAGACATCCACCGCGACATCGACAGCCACGCCCGAAGCGGCCCAGGTTGTCGCCGTCGCGACCGACGGGTTCAGCTTCTCGCCCGCAAGCTTCGAAATCGCGGCCGGCGAGACCGTCCGGTGGGAGTGGGCGGCCGGCGGCCACAACGTCAAACCCGACACCACCCCCGAGGGGAGCGACTGGAGTGGGACGGCGGGCAGCGACCTGTACAGCTCCGGACACACCTACAGCTACACCTTCGAGGTAGCGGGCGAGTATAGCTACTACTGCCAGCCTCACCGGGGGTCCGGGATGACGGGTTCGTTCATCGTCACGGAACAGTAG